In Kushneria marisflavi, the following are encoded in one genomic region:
- the relA gene encoding GTP diphosphokinase — MVKVREDQPLDADGRVDITTWMTHLQNEVALKDPAELERACRFAAKINQEAASQQPAWRDIYSAFRIGLEMADILSELKLDQQAITAAVLYRSVREGLTRLEVIEREFGAEVSGLIDGVLRMAAISQLQAPDHQGMTQHNQQENLRKMLVAMVDDVRVALIKIAERTSMLRQVKDGSRERALRVAREVFDIYAPLAHRLGIGQIKWELEDLSFRYLHENDYKTIAKQLAEKRLDRNRYIHDVVDTLKRLLEAQNITRYDLSGRAKHIYSIWRKMKRKHIDFSQVYDVRAVRVLVPEVTDCYTVLGIVHSLWHHVPNEFDDYIANPKKNGYQSLHTAVFGPEGKVLEIQIRTFAMHEDAELGVCAHWRYKGTDVDSKSRSYEQKIAWLRQVLEWQEEVGELTDLTEGLNSDIAPDRIYVFTPDGHVIDLPRVATPIDFAYRVHTEVGHHCRGAKVDGRIVPLTYRLKTGQQVEILNATKGGPSRDWLNPSLGYVCTSRARAKIQSWFKLQAREQNEEEGRVLLEREFRRLDLERLDRTRLAQSVNYNSPEDMYAAIGAGDLRIGQVLSQAQHLFGETEDVDELDRLLARPRRQGVRENTDTITVLGVGNLKTQMANCCHPVPGDDIVGFITQGRGVTVHRQDCPNILQLQSDEPARIVQVEWGQQQPIQYPVDIEIKAWDRSNLLRDVTGILSNEKVNVLGVNTSTNRDDHMATLKITLEVSGLDALSKVINRIGQLTNVTDIRRLRQGGGNLH; from the coding sequence ATGGTCAAGGTTCGTGAAGATCAGCCGCTCGATGCCGATGGACGGGTCGATATCACGACCTGGATGACACATCTTCAAAACGAAGTTGCGCTCAAGGACCCAGCCGAGCTTGAGCGCGCGTGTCGATTTGCAGCGAAGATCAATCAGGAGGCGGCCAGTCAGCAGCCTGCCTGGCGTGATATTTACTCTGCCTTTCGTATCGGTCTTGAAATGGCCGATATTCTCAGCGAGCTCAAGCTCGATCAGCAGGCCATTACGGCTGCAGTCCTTTATCGCAGTGTGCGAGAGGGTCTGACGCGTCTGGAAGTGATCGAGCGCGAGTTCGGGGCGGAGGTCTCGGGCTTGATCGATGGCGTGCTGCGCATGGCTGCCATCTCTCAATTGCAGGCACCGGATCATCAGGGCATGACCCAGCACAATCAGCAGGAAAATCTGCGTAAGATGCTGGTTGCCATGGTGGATGATGTTCGGGTGGCTCTGATCAAGATTGCCGAGCGCACCAGCATGCTGCGTCAGGTCAAGGACGGCTCGCGTGAGCGTGCTCTTCGTGTGGCGCGTGAGGTCTTTGATATCTATGCCCCACTGGCGCATCGATTGGGCATCGGTCAGATCAAATGGGAGCTGGAGGACCTTTCCTTTCGCTACCTGCATGAAAACGATTACAAGACCATTGCCAAACAGCTGGCGGAGAAGCGGCTGGATCGCAATCGTTATATTCACGATGTGGTGGATACGCTCAAGCGTCTTCTCGAGGCGCAAAACATTACGCGCTACGATCTTTCCGGGCGTGCCAAGCATATTTATTCGATCTGGCGAAAGATGAAGCGCAAGCACATCGACTTTTCACAGGTCTATGATGTGCGCGCCGTTCGGGTGCTCGTCCCCGAGGTGACCGATTGCTACACGGTGCTGGGCATTGTGCACTCGCTGTGGCATCACGTGCCCAACGAGTTTGATGACTATATCGCCAACCCCAAGAAAAACGGCTATCAATCGCTGCACACGGCGGTCTTCGGCCCGGAAGGCAAGGTGCTGGAAATCCAGATTCGTACCTTCGCCATGCATGAAGATGCAGAACTTGGCGTATGCGCGCACTGGCGCTACAAGGGCACGGATGTTGACTCCAAAAGTCGCAGCTATGAGCAAAAGATTGCCTGGCTGCGTCAGGTGCTGGAGTGGCAGGAAGAGGTCGGCGAGCTTACCGATCTGACCGAAGGGCTCAACTCCGATATCGCCCCGGATCGTATCTACGTCTTTACCCCTGATGGTCATGTCATCGACCTGCCGCGGGTGGCCACGCCGATCGACTTTGCCTACCGCGTCCATACGGAAGTCGGTCACCACTGCCGTGGCGCCAAGGTGGATGGTCGTATCGTGCCCTTGACCTATCGCCTGAAGACCGGTCAGCAGGTGGAAATTCTCAATGCCACCAAGGGCGGGCCAAGCCGCGACTGGCTCAACCCCTCGCTGGGTTATGTCTGCACCTCCCGGGCCCGAGCCAAGATCCAGTCATGGTTCAAGCTGCAGGCGCGAGAACAGAATGAAGAGGAGGGGCGCGTCCTGCTGGAGCGTGAGTTTCGTCGTCTCGATCTCGAGCGGCTGGACCGTACGCGTCTGGCCCAGTCGGTCAACTACAACAGTCCCGAGGACATGTACGCCGCCATTGGCGCCGGTGATCTGCGTATCGGGCAGGTGCTCTCTCAGGCGCAGCATCTTTTTGGTGAAACCGAAGATGTCGACGAGCTTGACCGTCTGCTTGCCCGTCCACGTCGTCAGGGCGTGCGGGAGAATACCGATACCATTACCGTGCTGGGGGTCGGCAATCTCAAGACCCAGATGGCGAACTGCTGTCATCCTGTCCCCGGCGACGACATCGTGGGGTTCATAACTCAAGGGCGTGGCGTGACCGTTCACCGTCAGGACTGCCCCAATATCCTGCAGCTTCAAAGCGATGAGCCGGCGCGTATCGTTCAGGTCGAGTGGGGGCAGCAACAGCCGATCCAGTATCCGGTCGACATTGAAATCAAGGCATGGGATCGCTCCAACCTGCTGCGTGATGTCACCGGTATCCTCTCCAATGAAAAGGTCAACGTTCTGGGGGTCAACACTTCGACCAATCGTGATGATCACATGGCGACACTGAAAATCACCCTTGAGGTGTCAGGTCTTGATGCCCTGTCCAAGGTGATCAATCGAATCGGGCAGTTGACTAATGTGACCGATATTCGTCGACTGCGTCAGGGGGGCGGCAATCTACATTGA
- a CDS encoding rRNA adenine N-6-methyltransferase family protein: MAMLGQRRQQRPATRKRLESPGAKRDDEGSVVIKRLAHDGRGVAHNREGKTLFIEQALPGEEIEVAIHTQHGRYDEGHVRRVLKASDERVTPGCAHFGRCGGCDLQHLAIEGQRRYKQQVLGEHLARHDIALPEPLSLAGQAWGYRRRSRLGVRVGNDGRIHMGYRVRGQDRLFNIEQCPILEPRLEVLIEPLRALIETLEAPRRLGHIELVAGDDHVMITLRQLRRVPGDLARWQAFARTHEVLLSVLCGEGEAPVSERLDDHPDVWPHYRALPKDDAASIHVRSGDFLQANAEVNHQLVAQVLAWAEVSEEMPVVDLFAGVGNFSLTLAAAGARVIAYEGRESMVQRLRDNAERAGVSNHVEARCTDLAKAPAGLEDAALVVLDPPRAGAQGICQSLAVKGPSRVLYVSCEPATLARDVHLLIEGGYRLVKAAVADMFPQTAHLESLVLLERQPT; this comes from the coding sequence ATGGCCATGTTGGGACAGCGTCGTCAGCAGCGCCCCGCAACGCGCAAGCGTCTTGAATCACCGGGAGCGAAGCGCGACGACGAAGGTAGTGTCGTGATCAAGCGTCTGGCGCACGATGGGCGCGGCGTGGCGCACAATCGGGAGGGCAAGACGCTTTTTATCGAGCAGGCGCTACCCGGTGAAGAGATCGAAGTGGCCATCCATACCCAGCACGGGCGATATGATGAAGGGCATGTACGCCGTGTACTCAAGGCCTCTGATGAGCGTGTGACGCCCGGCTGTGCGCATTTTGGACGCTGCGGGGGCTGTGATCTGCAGCATCTGGCCATTGAAGGTCAGCGTCGCTACAAACAGCAGGTGCTTGGTGAGCATCTGGCGCGCCACGACATTGCCTTGCCTGAACCGTTGTCGCTTGCCGGGCAGGCGTGGGGATATCGCCGTCGCTCGCGACTGGGTGTGCGCGTTGGTAATGATGGTCGCATCCATATGGGCTACCGGGTGCGAGGGCAGGATCGATTGTTCAACATCGAGCAGTGCCCGATTCTTGAGCCACGCCTTGAAGTGTTGATCGAGCCGCTGCGAGCCCTGATCGAAACCCTTGAGGCCCCACGTCGTCTGGGTCATATCGAGCTGGTGGCCGGGGATGACCACGTCATGATCACTCTGCGCCAGCTACGGCGTGTGCCCGGCGATCTGGCACGCTGGCAGGCATTTGCGAGAACGCATGAAGTGCTCTTGAGTGTTCTTTGTGGTGAAGGCGAAGCGCCGGTATCGGAACGCCTGGATGATCATCCTGACGTATGGCCTCATTACCGCGCGCTTCCCAAAGACGATGCGGCCAGTATCCATGTACGAAGTGGCGATTTCCTGCAGGCCAATGCCGAGGTCAATCATCAGCTGGTAGCGCAGGTACTGGCATGGGCCGAAGTGAGTGAGGAAATGCCGGTCGTGGATCTTTTTGCCGGAGTGGGTAATTTTTCGCTGACGCTTGCGGCTGCGGGGGCTCGGGTCATCGCCTACGAAGGTCGAGAGTCAATGGTGCAGCGCCTGCGCGATAATGCAGAAAGAGCCGGCGTGTCGAATCATGTCGAAGCACGCTGTACGGATCTTGCCAAAGCGCCTGCCGGTCTTGAGGATGCCGCACTTGTGGTGCTCGACCCGCCTCGTGCCGGTGCTCAGGGCATTTGTCAGTCACTGGCCGTCAAGGGGCCCTCAAGAGTGCTTTATGTGTCCTGTGAACCGGCCACACTGGCACGCGATGTGCATCTATTGATCGAGGGCGGCTATCGCCTTGTCAAGGCCGCGGTGGCCGACATGTTTCCGCAAACGGCACATCTGGAATCGCTGGTGCTGCTCGAGCGTCAGCCTACATAA
- the cysM gene encoding cysteine synthase CysM, which translates to MDYPTIESTVGHTPLVRLKRLQVGSNTLLAKLEGNNPAGSVKDRPALSMLTHAEARGEITPGDTLIEATSGNTGIALAMAAAIRGYKMILIMPDSASSERKQAMAAYGARLIEVTRDQGMEGARDLADAMIARGEGKPLNQFANHDNPLAHFETTGPELWEQTGGRITHFVSSMGTTGTIMGVSRYLKSKNDAIQIVGLQPEDGASIAGIRRWPEAYRPSIFEQSRVDRIIDIGQQEAEEYMRRLAREEGILAGVSSGGALAGALRIAHEVDNAVIAFIVCDRGDRYLSTGLYAPEQH; encoded by the coding sequence ATGGATTACCCCACAATTGAATCCACCGTCGGGCATACCCCGCTGGTGCGTCTCAAGCGACTTCAGGTGGGCAGCAATACGCTGCTGGCCAAGCTTGAGGGCAATAACCCCGCTGGTTCGGTCAAGGACCGACCGGCGCTTTCGATGCTCACGCATGCTGAGGCACGGGGTGAAATCACGCCCGGCGATACGCTGATTGAAGCGACTTCCGGCAATACCGGCATTGCGCTGGCCATGGCCGCCGCCATCCGCGGCTACAAAATGATTTTGATCATGCCCGACAGTGCCAGCAGCGAGCGCAAGCAGGCCATGGCGGCCTACGGTGCTCGTCTGATCGAGGTGACCAGGGATCAGGGCATGGAAGGTGCCCGGGATCTGGCCGATGCCATGATCGCTCGCGGAGAAGGCAAGCCGCTCAATCAGTTTGCCAATCATGACAATCCGCTGGCGCACTTTGAAACGACCGGCCCTGAACTCTGGGAGCAGACGGGCGGCAGGATTACCCATTTCGTCAGCTCCATGGGTACGACCGGGACCATCATGGGCGTGTCGCGCTATCTGAAGTCGAAAAACGATGCGATTCAGATCGTAGGCCTTCAACCCGAGGATGGTGCCAGCATCGCCGGTATCCGTCGCTGGCCTGAAGCCTATCGGCCGAGCATCTTTGAACAGTCACGTGTTGATAGAATCATCGATATCGGCCAGCAGGAGGCTGAAGAATACATGCGGCGTCTGGCGCGCGAGGAGGGCATTCTGGCTGGGGTTTCCTCGGGCGGCGCGCTGGCCGGCGCCCTTCGTATTGCCCATGAGGTCGACAACGCCGTGATCGCCTTTATTGTTTGTGATCGGGGAGATCGATATCTCTCCACCGGTCTTTATGCTCCGGAGCAGCACTGA
- the pdxJ gene encoding pyridoxine 5'-phosphate synthase, whose translation MSDQIANALPPRILLGVNVDHIATLRQARGTRFPDPVQAALISEDAGADGITMHLREDRRHIQDRDIELATQMLNTRLNLEMAVVEEMIALAERLRPANVCLVPEKREELTTEGGLDVVGGLDRIRKACQRLSAVGCEVSLFIDPEPAQIRAAFDAGAPVIELHTGAWVEASGQDADIELARIAAAAEMAHTLGMTVNAGHGLHYHNVEAIAAMPWFHELNIGHAIVSRAALTGLGEAVREMKRLMVQARAYSTFERPD comes from the coding sequence ATGTCTGACCAGATCGCCAATGCCTTGCCACCGCGTATTCTGCTGGGGGTCAACGTTGATCACATCGCAACGCTGAGGCAGGCGCGAGGTACACGTTTCCCTGATCCGGTACAGGCCGCGCTGATCAGTGAAGACGCTGGCGCTGATGGCATCACCATGCATCTGCGCGAGGATCGTCGTCATATTCAGGATCGTGACATTGAGCTTGCCACGCAAATGCTCAATACGCGTCTTAATCTTGAAATGGCCGTGGTCGAAGAAATGATTGCTCTGGCCGAGCGCCTCCGGCCTGCCAACGTCTGCCTGGTGCCTGAAAAACGTGAAGAGCTGACCACCGAAGGCGGGCTGGATGTGGTCGGCGGTCTTGATCGCATTCGCAAGGCCTGTCAGCGCCTGAGTGCGGTCGGTTGTGAAGTGTCATTATTTATCGATCCCGAGCCGGCTCAGATTCGAGCGGCCTTTGATGCCGGCGCTCCCGTGATAGAGCTGCACACCGGTGCCTGGGTGGAAGCGTCGGGTCAGGATGCCGACATTGAGCTTGCTCGTATTGCCGCGGCTGCCGAGATGGCTCATACCCTTGGCATGACCGTCAACGCAGGCCATGGTCTTCACTACCACAATGTGGAGGCCATTGCGGCCATGCCCTGGTTTCATGAGCTCAATATTGGTCATGCGATCGTGTCGCGTGCGGCATTGACCGGGCTGGGTGAGGCCGTGCGGGAGATGAAGCGCTTGATGGTGCAGGCGCGCGCCTACAGCACGTTCGAGCGCCCGGACTGA
- the recO gene encoding DNA repair protein RecO → MELQPAYLLHRQAWRETSALADILTLHDGRIRAVARGVMRPGSRTRHRLQPFTPLHLTWQGEGDLKTLRIIESQGPGAMLAGEGLICGLYANELMSRLLPLSMPVDTLFAFYAALLEALPFPDRRSGALRRFEITLLEALDSEPVFLDEQDRPLDREGRYLYNPALKRFRPAPPEEPAFEARALGWLARGDWDSSGLAGTARVLMRQALAPLLGSRELRSRELMNELMRRRRNGTR, encoded by the coding sequence ATGGAATTGCAGCCGGCGTATCTGCTGCACCGTCAGGCCTGGCGTGAGACCAGTGCGCTGGCCGATATTCTGACCCTGCATGATGGGCGTATTCGCGCCGTGGCCCGCGGGGTCATGCGTCCGGGTAGCCGAACACGTCACCGTCTTCAGCCCTTCACGCCGCTGCATCTGACCTGGCAGGGTGAAGGAGATCTGAAAACGCTGAGGATCATTGAATCCCAGGGCCCAGGGGCCATGCTGGCAGGGGAAGGGCTCATCTGCGGTCTTTACGCCAATGAATTGATGAGTCGTCTTTTGCCGCTATCGATGCCGGTGGACACCCTGTTTGCCTTTTATGCGGCCCTGCTTGAGGCCCTGCCTTTTCCCGACCGACGCAGCGGTGCGCTCAGGCGCTTTGAAATTACACTTCTTGAAGCGCTCGACAGTGAGCCTGTCTTTCTCGATGAGCAGGACAGACCGCTGGATCGTGAAGGGCGTTATCTCTACAACCCTGCCTTGAAGCGTTTTCGTCCGGCACCTCCGGAAGAGCCAGCGTTCGAGGCGCGTGCACTGGGGTGGCTGGCGCGTGGAGACTGGGATTCCTCGGGCCTTGCCGGTACCGCTCGTGTCCTGATGCGTCAGGCGCTGGCGCCGCTTCTGGGGAGTCGTGAATTGCGCTCTCGTGAACTGATGAATGAGCTGATGCGCCGCCGTCGAAACGGCACACGCTGA